Proteins encoded in a region of the Diospyros lotus cultivar Yz01 chromosome 9, ASM1463336v1, whole genome shotgun sequence genome:
- the LOC127809126 gene encoding uncharacterized protein LOC127809126 has translation MRNLFSRPGVGLSSLNSELQQWRGIRVKVWNNNLEQALVIMQRIMRSSGIERMIKREQTHHIKNSEKRVLARKNLERKIRSQDLARKLKAILIKKVRGL, from the coding sequence ATGCGGAATCTCTTCTCACGGCCTGGTGTGGGGCTGAGCTCACTGAATTCGGAGCTTCAACAATGGCGGGGGATCCGAGTGAAGGTTTGGAACAACAACCTGGAACAGGCGTTGGTGATAATGCAGAGGATAATGAGGTCGAGCGGCATCGAGCGGATGATAAAGCGAGAGCAGACTCACCACATCAAGAACTCGGAGAAGCGCGTTTTGGCTCGCAAGAATCTCGAGCGCAAAATCCGATCACAAGACCTTGCCCGGAAGCTCAAGGCCATCCTGATCAAGAAAGTGAG